The Azospirillum baldaniorum genome contains a region encoding:
- a CDS encoding cupin domain-containing protein, translated as MSKNDAPANDSVTFAVSHPDPADFKRDGLRPFFEYRDLGIRAATAGKANAHVIRARPGEPSHGGWHRHALDFQMVYVLKGWVKFAYEGVGEVLLQAGSCVHQPPGIRHVEIAHSDDLEMLEITLPADFPTEGAEAPAGD; from the coding sequence ATGTCAAAAAACGACGCGCCTGCGAACGATTCGGTGACCTTCGCGGTCAGCCATCCCGACCCGGCGGACTTCAAGCGCGACGGGCTGCGGCCCTTCTTCGAGTACCGCGACCTGGGCATCCGCGCCGCCACGGCGGGCAAGGCGAACGCCCACGTCATCCGCGCCCGCCCCGGCGAGCCGTCGCACGGCGGCTGGCACCGGCACGCGCTGGATTTCCAGATGGTCTACGTTCTGAAGGGCTGGGTGAAGTTCGCTTACGAAGGCGTGGGGGAGGTGCTGTTGCAGGCCGGCTCCTGCGTCCACCAGCCGCCGGGCATCCGGCATGTGGAGATCGCCCATTCCGACGATCTTGAGATGCTGGAGATCACGCTTCCCGCCGACTTCCCGACCGAGGGGGCCGAAGCGCCCGCCGGGGACTGA
- a CDS encoding DUF3126 family protein, which produces MPPAKPTVAKMTETEIARVQSYLRKTLGNDKIIIQPPEKAGQSAEVMLGDEFVGTLHRDVDEGEVSYALHVVILEEDLPAAPTARR; this is translated from the coding sequence ATGCCGCCCGCCAAGCCGACGGTCGCCAAGATGACCGAAACCGAAATCGCCCGTGTGCAGAGCTATCTGCGCAAGACTCTCGGCAACGACAAGATCATCATCCAGCCGCCCGAGAAGGCCGGCCAGTCCGCAGAAGTCATGCTGGGCGACGAGTTCGTCGGCACCCTGCACCGCGACGTGGACGAGGGTGAGGTCTCCTACGCCCTGCACGTCGTCATCCTGGAAGAAGACCTGCCGGCAGCCCCGACGGCCCGTCGCTGA
- a CDS encoding SUMF1/EgtB/PvdO family nonheme iron enzyme, translating into MAARLRRFVSCRILLAVTAGLLLVMAAWPMPGLAATAPEQRIALVIGVGAYRHATELPNPRNDARAMSAALRKLGFAVEERYDLDNRGMAEALRGFGIQAAQADVALLYFAGHGMQVGGTNFLIPADARLERERDLVYEALPLNLPMGELAQARKLGILILDACRNNPFADRLVRSGTKKTEVHSGFARVDDTPTDTLVAMATRADAVAEDGQGDHSPYTASLLKNFDVPGLELSLFFRRVRDDVMQVTQGRQEPFLYGSLGAAPFYFNPLPENRPPQLAAFKPLEVFDRGGTEGLGIARPSDPDNDQLFAQVTGLPRGGGVRIGDRVVLIGDYLTLDQLTAATFRADATHLGDAGSFEFAVMDGRGGVARGAVPIVIKPSNRPPVAVAERSVRAVVNSLRLEVPTDPDGDPLTFTVSAVPERGKVHDGTTPLKPGDKLAPERLTALTFDPERAPAGRAGVFSVLVEDGRGGRTTMSALLEVEEAGAAPPQADLEESLWRRVRDSRDADALDAFLRLFGTGPFAAPARDRLNRLRAESAKVAAAAPAGGAGSSGSSGNGSSGGKATPPPELQLDTAGEGMYVAVADAELRAGPDARSERVGALAKDGPVRVLGRVTDADWYRVALDDGTQGGVQGFVRGPALRPAGPEDRQRLALAAPAQPGGSQGRAQGNGSSFQDCPACPPMMRIPAGSFVMGSERGDASQRPPRRVTFAKPFAIGVYEVTVANWRACVEGGGCAAMPRMRNPSDDTPVHNIHVEDALAYTEWLSRKTGQRYRLPSEAEWEYAARGGSAARFAWGDSLTPGARLANCRDCGGAADRSLPAPVGSFQPNAFGLYDTSGGVAEWVADCWNPGYKGAPTDGSAWMEGDCRKRVLRGGSWRDGQDAIAVTARIGYDADVRYFADGLRVARDLN; encoded by the coding sequence ATGGCTGCACGCCTTCGCCGTTTCGTCTCGTGCCGCATCCTTCTGGCGGTGACCGCCGGCCTGCTGCTGGTCATGGCGGCGTGGCCCATGCCCGGTCTGGCCGCCACCGCGCCGGAGCAGCGCATCGCGCTGGTCATCGGCGTCGGTGCCTACCGCCACGCCACCGAACTGCCCAACCCGCGCAACGACGCCCGCGCCATGTCGGCGGCCCTGCGCAAGCTCGGCTTCGCGGTGGAGGAGCGCTATGACCTCGACAACCGCGGCATGGCCGAGGCGTTGCGCGGCTTCGGCATCCAGGCGGCGCAGGCCGACGTGGCGCTGCTCTATTTCGCCGGCCACGGCATGCAGGTCGGCGGCACCAACTTCCTGATTCCCGCCGACGCCCGGCTGGAGCGCGAGCGCGATCTGGTCTACGAGGCGCTGCCGCTGAACCTGCCGATGGGCGAACTGGCCCAGGCGCGCAAGCTGGGCATCCTGATCCTGGACGCCTGCCGCAACAACCCCTTCGCCGACCGTCTGGTGCGGTCCGGCACCAAGAAGACGGAGGTGCATTCCGGCTTCGCCCGCGTTGACGACACGCCGACCGACACGCTGGTCGCCATGGCCACCCGCGCCGACGCGGTGGCCGAGGACGGGCAGGGCGACCACAGCCCCTACACCGCGTCGCTGCTGAAGAACTTCGACGTGCCGGGGCTGGAGCTGAGCCTGTTCTTCCGCCGCGTGCGCGACGACGTCATGCAGGTCACCCAGGGGCGGCAGGAACCGTTCCTTTACGGCTCGCTGGGGGCCGCCCCCTTCTATTTCAACCCGCTGCCCGAGAACCGGCCGCCGCAGCTCGCCGCCTTCAAGCCGCTGGAGGTGTTCGACCGCGGCGGGACGGAGGGGTTGGGCATCGCGCGGCCCAGCGATCCCGACAACGATCAGCTCTTTGCCCAGGTGACCGGCCTGCCGCGCGGCGGCGGGGTGCGCATCGGCGACCGGGTGGTGCTGATCGGCGACTATCTGACGCTCGACCAGCTCACCGCCGCGACCTTCCGGGCCGACGCCACCCACCTCGGCGATGCCGGCAGTTTCGAGTTCGCGGTGATGGACGGGCGCGGCGGGGTGGCGCGGGGCGCCGTGCCGATCGTCATCAAGCCGAGCAACCGCCCGCCGGTCGCCGTCGCCGAGCGCAGCGTGCGCGCCGTCGTCAACAGCCTGCGGCTGGAGGTGCCCACCGACCCGGACGGCGACCCGCTGACCTTCACCGTCAGCGCCGTGCCGGAGCGGGGCAAGGTCCACGACGGCACCACCCCGCTGAAGCCCGGCGACAAGCTGGCGCCGGAGCGGTTGACCGCGCTGACCTTCGACCCGGAACGCGCCCCCGCGGGACGCGCCGGGGTGTTCAGCGTGCTGGTCGAGGACGGGCGCGGCGGGCGCACGACGATGAGCGCGCTTCTGGAGGTCGAGGAGGCCGGTGCCGCCCCGCCTCAGGCCGATCTGGAGGAGTCGCTGTGGCGCCGCGTGCGCGACAGCCGCGACGCCGACGCGCTGGACGCCTTCCTCCGGCTGTTCGGCACCGGCCCCTTCGCCGCCCCGGCGCGGGACCGGCTGAACCGGCTGCGCGCCGAATCGGCCAAGGTCGCGGCGGCCGCCCCGGCCGGAGGGGCGGGAAGCAGCGGGTCGTCGGGAAATGGATCATCTGGCGGCAAGGCCACCCCGCCGCCGGAACTCCAGCTCGACACCGCCGGGGAGGGGATGTACGTGGCCGTCGCCGACGCGGAGTTGCGCGCCGGGCCGGACGCGCGGTCGGAGCGGGTCGGCGCCCTCGCCAAGGACGGCCCGGTGCGGGTGCTGGGCCGGGTGACCGACGCCGACTGGTACCGGGTGGCCCTGGATGACGGCACCCAGGGCGGCGTGCAGGGCTTCGTCCGCGGTCCCGCGCTGCGCCCCGCCGGGCCGGAGGACCGCCAGCGGCTGGCGCTCGCCGCACCGGCCCAGCCGGGGGGCTCGCAGGGGCGGGCGCAGGGCAACGGCAGCAGCTTCCAGGATTGCCCGGCCTGCCCGCCGATGATGCGCATTCCCGCCGGCAGCTTCGTCATGGGTAGCGAGCGCGGCGACGCGAGCCAGCGCCCGCCCCGCCGCGTCACCTTTGCCAAGCCCTTCGCCATCGGGGTCTACGAGGTGACGGTCGCCAACTGGCGGGCCTGCGTGGAGGGCGGCGGCTGCGCCGCCATGCCGCGGATGCGCAACCCCTCCGACGACACGCCGGTGCACAACATCCATGTCGAGGACGCGCTGGCCTACACCGAGTGGCTCAGCCGCAAGACCGGTCAGCGCTACCGCCTGCCGAGCGAGGCCGAGTGGGAGTATGCGGCGCGCGGCGGCAGCGCGGCGCGCTTCGCCTGGGGGGACAGCCTGACGCCGGGGGCGCGGCTGGCCAACTGCCGCGACTGCGGCGGGGCCGCCGACCGCTCCCTGCCGGCGCCGGTCGGCAGCTTCCAGCCCAACGCCTTCGGCCTCTACGACACCAGCGGCGGGGTGGCGGAGTGGGTCGCCGACTGCTGGAACCCCGGCTACAAGGGCGCCCCGACGGACGGCAGCGCCTGGATGGAGGGCGATTGCCGCAAGCGGGTGCTGCGCGGCGGCTCCTGGCGGGACGGGCAGGACGCCATCGCCGTCACCGCTCGCATCGGCTACGACGCCGACGTGCGCTATTTCGCCGACGGGTTGCGGGTGGCCCGCGACCTGAACTGA
- a CDS encoding SH3 domain-containing protein: MTVALVLVTANSAFAPMAFADDKRVALVIGNAQYQEGGPAAGVGANAAVVADALRRAGFTVTAAENLDHRGMVAALSRFQDALGQADLGFLYYSGVALSLSAKGFLVPVDSKPGSEYDVIFDTVELDYALKEIQRSGRKAVAVFDPVPAHPLADRLAAAMGEEGRSVKPALAAPAALDNLFVVYSHRPGTPPATAAGKGADVFSTALAQEMVKPGVPLRDALAEVARTVVGRTRGTQHPWLQDRLGADLVLVPGPRAPSAPVVARTEEAPPAVEATIPEPKPAESKPIEPKAIEPKPLPQKAEEKPAAPVVAEVEVDPLNEKRVVTRDTNLRAGPDTKAAVVGTLRHDSEVTVTGRTRRNGGWLRVEQDGKTGFAFSSNLAKPEEVPVASAQPTTPQQPPQPAMLTPGVYTVARDANLFARPVLGARSLRDLEQGQRVTLLQAGPDSGWVLVRDSSGQEGYVTTGTLAGRSGEAVSMGGAAPNAYPPPSVVRNDVDPVAGALSGTTGPTRLAALPEGGGDSAAGRSASGADPVVAGLAEPYRDAVQAGRNAAARAARSATAGRGAEAKAREAQAAARRAAGQARGGESGFGVHRFPNGDVYEGAWNRGLGNFSIQGTISRNGVGVYRFANGQVYEGEWKDDQMSGYGVLGFPSGDRFEGTFVNAVPNGPGVYRFANGDSYAGEVRQGRVDGHGELAFTNGERFSGVVVDRLPAGPGELSMRGGTRHVGQFRGGIQDGPGAAIDVTGAMQPGIWRGATLLSR; encoded by the coding sequence TTGACCGTTGCGCTGGTCCTGGTGACGGCGAACTCCGCCTTTGCCCCCATGGCATTCGCCGACGACAAGCGCGTCGCGCTGGTGATCGGCAACGCGCAGTACCAGGAGGGCGGCCCGGCCGCCGGGGTGGGCGCCAACGCTGCGGTCGTCGCCGACGCGCTGCGCCGTGCCGGCTTCACCGTCACCGCTGCCGAGAACCTCGACCACCGCGGCATGGTCGCGGCGCTGAGCCGTTTCCAGGACGCGCTGGGGCAGGCCGACCTGGGTTTCCTCTATTACTCCGGTGTGGCGCTGAGCCTGTCGGCCAAGGGCTTCCTGGTTCCGGTGGATTCCAAGCCCGGCTCCGAATACGACGTGATCTTCGACACCGTCGAGCTGGACTACGCGCTGAAGGAGATCCAGCGCAGCGGGCGCAAGGCCGTCGCCGTGTTCGACCCGGTGCCCGCCCACCCGCTGGCCGACCGGCTGGCCGCGGCGATGGGCGAGGAGGGGCGGTCGGTCAAGCCGGCGCTGGCGGCCCCGGCGGCGCTCGACAACCTGTTCGTCGTCTACTCGCACCGGCCCGGCACGCCGCCCGCGACGGCGGCCGGCAAGGGAGCGGACGTTTTCTCCACCGCCCTGGCGCAGGAGATGGTCAAGCCGGGCGTGCCGCTGCGTGATGCGCTGGCCGAGGTTGCCCGCACCGTCGTCGGACGCACCCGCGGTACGCAGCACCCCTGGCTCCAGGACCGGTTGGGCGCCGATCTCGTGCTGGTGCCCGGCCCGCGCGCGCCGTCCGCCCCCGTCGTCGCCCGGACGGAGGAGGCGCCGCCCGCCGTGGAGGCGACGATCCCCGAACCGAAGCCGGCCGAATCCAAGCCAATCGAACCCAAGGCAATCGAACCTAAGCCGCTGCCGCAGAAGGCGGAGGAAAAGCCCGCCGCCCCGGTGGTCGCCGAGGTGGAGGTGGACCCGCTGAACGAGAAGCGGGTGGTGACGCGCGACACCAACCTGCGCGCCGGTCCCGACACCAAGGCGGCGGTCGTCGGCACGCTGCGCCACGACAGCGAGGTCACGGTCACCGGGCGGACCCGGCGCAACGGCGGCTGGCTGCGCGTCGAGCAGGACGGCAAGACCGGCTTCGCCTTCTCCAGCAACCTCGCCAAGCCGGAGGAGGTGCCGGTCGCCTCCGCCCAACCGACGACGCCCCAGCAACCGCCCCAGCCGGCGATGCTGACTCCCGGCGTCTACACGGTGGCGCGCGACGCCAACCTGTTCGCCCGCCCGGTGCTGGGCGCCCGCAGCCTGCGCGATCTGGAGCAGGGGCAACGGGTGACGCTGCTCCAGGCGGGGCCCGACTCCGGCTGGGTGCTGGTGCGGGATTCGTCGGGGCAGGAGGGCTACGTCACCACGGGGACATTGGCGGGCCGGTCGGGCGAGGCGGTGTCCATGGGTGGTGCGGCGCCCAACGCCTACCCGCCGCCCTCGGTGGTTCGCAACGACGTCGATCCGGTGGCCGGCGCGCTGTCCGGCACGACCGGTCCGACGCGGCTTGCCGCTCTTCCCGAGGGTGGCGGGGACAGCGCCGCGGGGCGCTCCGCCTCCGGCGCGGACCCGGTCGTCGCCGGGCTGGCCGAACCCTACCGCGACGCCGTGCAGGCGGGCCGCAACGCCGCCGCCCGTGCCGCCCGTTCGGCCACCGCCGGGCGCGGGGCGGAGGCGAAGGCGCGCGAGGCCCAGGCCGCCGCCCGCCGCGCCGCTGGTCAGGCCCGCGGCGGGGAGTCGGGCTTCGGGGTGCACCGCTTCCCCAACGGCGACGTCTACGAGGGAGCGTGGAACCGCGGTCTGGGCAATTTCTCCATCCAGGGAACGATCAGCCGCAACGGCGTCGGCGTCTACCGCTTCGCCAACGGGCAGGTCTATGAGGGAGAGTGGAAGGACGACCAGATGTCCGGCTACGGCGTCCTGGGTTTTCCGTCCGGCGACCGCTTCGAGGGGACCTTCGTGAACGCCGTGCCGAACGGCCCGGGCGTTTACCGCTTCGCCAACGGCGATTCCTACGCCGGCGAGGTCCGCCAGGGCCGCGTGGACGGCCACGGCGAGTTGGCCTTCACCAACGGCGAGCGGTTCAGCGGCGTGGTGGTGGACCGGCTTCCGGCGGGGCCGGGCGAGTTGTCGATGCGCGGCGGCACCCGCCATGTCGGGCAGTTCCGCGGCGGCATCCAAGACGGCCCGGGAGCAGCCATCGACGTCACCGGTGCGATGCAACCCGGCATCTGGCGCGGCGCGACGCTCTTGAGTCGGTAA
- a CDS encoding TetR family transcriptional regulator, whose product MDTLTDPKKTASAAKPAPIKPAKPAKVTRDPEGTRARILAAATEEFARHGLGGARVERIAEVAGTNKRMLYYHVGNKESLYLTVLEGAYAHIRATERTLSLETLDPPAAIARLIHFTWQYFLDHPEFMALLNIENLHRAELLKTSDKVHAMHSPFVQMIADVLARGVATGIFRTGVDPVQLYISIAGQSYFYLSNVHTLSVIFGRDLLAEEAKAERLDHMVELILSSLRA is encoded by the coding sequence ATGGACACGCTGACCGACCCGAAGAAGACCGCTTCCGCAGCCAAGCCGGCCCCAATCAAGCCGGCCAAGCCCGCGAAGGTCACCCGCGACCCGGAGGGCACCCGCGCGCGCATCCTCGCCGCCGCGACGGAGGAGTTCGCGCGCCATGGGCTGGGCGGCGCCCGCGTGGAGCGGATCGCCGAGGTCGCCGGCACCAACAAGCGCATGCTCTACTACCATGTCGGCAACAAGGAGAGCCTGTACCTGACGGTGCTGGAGGGCGCCTACGCGCACATCCGCGCCACCGAACGCACGCTGAGCCTGGAGACGCTGGACCCGCCCGCCGCCATCGCCCGGCTGATCCACTTCACCTGGCAGTATTTCCTCGACCATCCCGAGTTCATGGCGCTGCTGAACATCGAGAACCTGCACCGGGCGGAGCTGCTGAAGACCTCCGACAAGGTGCACGCCATGCATTCTCCCTTCGTGCAGATGATCGCCGACGTGCTGGCGCGCGGCGTCGCCACCGGGATCTTCCGGACGGGGGTGGACCCGGTGCAGCTCTACATTTCCATCGCCGGGCAGTCCTACTTCTACCTGTCCAACGTCCACACCCTGTCGGTCATCTTCGGCCGCGACCTGCTCGCCGAGGAGGCCAAGGCGGAGCGGCTGGACCATATGGTGGAACTGATCCTGTCATCGCTGCGGGCGTGA
- a CDS encoding ABC transporter permease gives MAVDAAAHGNASRGGPASGTAARRGGAGATLLRLLNSGWFRPVLFLVVLTVLWDLSVRIFAIPPYLIPKPGDVALALAADWDQLLAASVPTTLATLGGFALSVLFGIPIAMLIAGSKTVESYVYPLLVFSQSIPKVAIAPLFVVWFGFGLLPKVISAFLLAFFPIVVSAVQGFKSVDGDMMDLAKSMKATRLQTFRMVSLPHALPAIFAGLKVSITLAVVGAVVGEFVGANSGIGFVLQRSIGNFELPLMFAALVVLALIGVVLFWVIDVIERLAIPWHASQRHNYIPTS, from the coding sequence ATGGCTGTCGATGCGGCGGCTCACGGGAATGCGTCCCGTGGCGGTCCCGCTTCGGGAACGGCGGCGCGACGGGGCGGGGCGGGTGCCACGCTGCTGCGTCTGCTCAATTCCGGCTGGTTCCGGCCGGTGCTGTTCCTGGTGGTCCTGACCGTCCTGTGGGACCTGTCGGTGCGGATCTTCGCGATCCCGCCCTATCTTATACCGAAACCGGGTGATGTGGCCTTGGCGCTCGCCGCGGATTGGGACCAGCTTCTGGCGGCGTCGGTGCCGACCACGCTGGCGACCTTGGGCGGCTTCGCCCTGTCGGTGCTGTTCGGCATTCCCATCGCCATGCTGATCGCCGGGTCGAAGACGGTGGAATCCTACGTCTACCCGCTGCTGGTCTTCTCGCAGTCGATCCCGAAGGTCGCCATCGCCCCGCTGTTCGTGGTGTGGTTCGGCTTCGGGCTGCTGCCCAAGGTGATTTCCGCCTTCCTGCTGGCTTTCTTCCCCATCGTCGTGTCGGCGGTGCAGGGCTTCAAGTCGGTGGACGGCGACATGATGGACCTCGCCAAGTCCATGAAGGCGACGCGCCTTCAGACCTTCCGCATGGTCAGCCTGCCGCACGCCCTGCCGGCCATCTTCGCCGGCCTGAAGGTGTCGATCACGCTGGCCGTGGTGGGCGCCGTGGTGGGCGAGTTCGTCGGGGCGAATTCCGGCATCGGCTTCGTCCTGCAGCGCTCCATCGGCAATTTCGAACTTCCCCTGATGTTCGCGGCCCTGGTGGTGCTGGCGCTGATCGGGGTGGTGCTTTTCTGGGTCATCGACGTGATCGAGCGGCTCGCCATCCCCTGGCACGCGAGCCAACGCCACAACTACATCCCGACGTCGTAA
- a CDS encoding ABC transporter substrate-binding protein yields the protein MKRTLFAALCALTATTLPAQAADKVVLMLNWYVYGEHAPFYYGKDKGLYEAEGIDLEIQEGRGSAVTTQAVAAKTVDFGYVDVPTMMKAAVKGAPVTSPGVLLQTSPMSAMGFTDKNIRKPEDIKGKTVAMTPGDSMSQIWPLFLKKTGLKDSDFRVVSGDAQTKLNAVINGQADLLLGYVMDQSMKIKDATGKSVTPIRFADYGVNMVSSGIIAHTDTLKDKPDLVKRFMAATTKAVEGAEKNPKEAVAAILKANPKGGQEATLLEGFELTTPLYRTAETKGQRPFRVTDANMAETVDLLVEYGGLDAAAKKNPKAFYTRDFLPDPAAAGQ from the coding sequence ATGAAACGGACGCTCTTCGCGGCGCTCTGCGCCCTCACGGCCACGACGCTTCCGGCCCAGGCCGCGGACAAGGTCGTGCTGATGCTGAACTGGTACGTGTATGGCGAGCACGCCCCCTTCTACTACGGCAAGGACAAGGGCCTGTACGAGGCCGAGGGCATCGACCTGGAGATCCAGGAGGGCCGCGGGTCGGCGGTGACGACCCAGGCGGTGGCCGCGAAGACCGTCGATTTCGGGTACGTCGACGTGCCGACCATGATGAAGGCGGCGGTGAAGGGCGCCCCGGTCACCTCGCCGGGCGTGCTGCTCCAGACCAGCCCGATGTCGGCCATGGGCTTCACCGACAAGAACATCCGCAAGCCCGAGGACATCAAGGGCAAGACCGTCGCCATGACGCCGGGCGACAGCATGTCCCAGATCTGGCCGCTGTTCCTGAAGAAGACCGGCCTGAAGGACAGTGATTTCCGCGTCGTGTCGGGCGACGCCCAGACCAAGCTGAACGCCGTCATCAACGGGCAGGCGGACCTGCTTCTGGGCTACGTCATGGACCAGAGCATGAAGATCAAGGACGCCACCGGCAAGTCGGTGACGCCGATCCGCTTCGCCGACTACGGCGTCAACATGGTCTCCTCCGGCATCATCGCCCACACCGACACGCTGAAGGACAAGCCGGACCTCGTGAAGCGCTTCATGGCCGCGACGACCAAGGCGGTCGAGGGGGCGGAGAAGAACCCGAAGGAGGCGGTGGCCGCCATCCTCAAGGCCAACCCCAAGGGCGGCCAGGAAGCCACCCTGCTGGAGGGCTTCGAGCTGACCACGCCGCTCTACCGCACGGCGGAGACCAAGGGGCAGCGGCCCTTCCGCGTCACCGACGCCAACATGGCCGAGACCGTGGACCTGCTGGTCGAGTACGGCGGTCTGGACGCCGCGGCGAAGAAGAACCCGAAGGCCTTCTACACCCGCGATTTCCTCCCAGATCCCGCCGCGGCGGGCCAGTGA
- a CDS encoding ABC transporter ATP-binding protein, whose translation MAQPQLKVVGSAETARLSQKTLIQIDGVTKTYRTRDGEVPSLRPITFDVRDGEFLVVVGPSGCGKSTLLKLVAGLLPVSEGAITIEGTTVTEPHDDVGIVFQSPVLLAWRTVLRNIMMPVEVRGLPRDKYLERARALIRMTGLEGFENKYPWQLSGGMQQRASLCRALVHDPKILLMDEPFGALDAMTREKMNVELQRIQHETGKTVLLITHSIPEAVFLADRVMVMSERPGAIAATYEVPLPRPRSLDVMGHPVFIELTQRIRAHFNAQGHLD comes from the coding sequence ATGGCTCAGCCCCAGTTGAAAGTCGTCGGATCGGCCGAAACGGCCCGCCTGTCGCAGAAGACCCTGATCCAGATCGACGGCGTGACCAAGACCTACCGCACCCGCGACGGGGAGGTGCCGTCCCTGCGCCCGATCACCTTCGACGTGCGGGACGGCGAGTTCCTGGTGGTGGTCGGCCCGTCCGGCTGCGGCAAGTCCACGCTGCTGAAGCTGGTCGCCGGCCTGCTGCCGGTCAGCGAGGGCGCCATCACCATCGAAGGCACCACGGTGACCGAGCCGCACGACGATGTGGGCATCGTGTTCCAGAGCCCGGTGCTGCTCGCCTGGCGGACGGTGCTGCGCAACATCATGATGCCGGTGGAGGTCCGCGGCCTGCCGCGCGACAAGTATCTGGAGCGCGCCCGCGCCCTGATCCGCATGACCGGGCTGGAGGGGTTCGAGAACAAGTACCCCTGGCAGCTCTCCGGCGGCATGCAGCAGCGCGCCTCGCTGTGCCGGGCGCTGGTCCACGACCCGAAGATCCTGCTGATGGACGAGCCGTTCGGCGCGCTCGACGCCATGACGCGGGAGAAGATGAACGTCGAGCTGCAACGCATCCAGCACGAGACGGGCAAGACGGTTCTGCTGATCACCCACTCGATCCCCGAGGCGGTGTTCCTGGCCGACCGGGTGATGGTGATGTCGGAGCGTCCCGGCGCCATCGCCGCGACCTACGAGGTGCCGCTGCCCCGCCCGCGTTCGCTGGATGTCATGGGGCACCCGGTCTTCATCGAGCTGACCCAGCGCATCCGGGCGCATTTCAACGCCCAAGGGCATCTGGACTGA
- a CDS encoding enolase C-terminal domain-like protein — protein MKPFRFGSVTVEAAPQAFVRVLVHVDGVGEAWGGTAEMMMPKWFDKRPDRSPDETVDGLRRSLRLARDAYGTDRTDTAFGHHAAAYETQRAACRAAGLPDLTAAYGPALIDKAVLDGLLRVLNTDFFTGMRANCAGIDARLTPDLAGFDLDGFLAGLEPRMSVALRHTVGLLDEPEALRALLAQERLGRFKIKLGGDPSADLARLAEIAGVLDAAAGDYRATLDGNEQYADAAALNAFVAGLERDPALAGFRGRLLYIEQPVARERALEAPLGAVAERIPFIIDESDDGYDAFPRARAAGYRGVSSKSCKGLYKAVLNRARCEAWGAPHFIAAEDLTCQAGLAVQQDTALVALLGIADAERNGHQYGNGFDGAPEADAFLGAHPGFYTRRDGIVRLATAGGSLPTETLAVPGFASAAQPRWDRLSPLQNE, from the coding sequence GTGAAGCCCTTCCGCTTCGGCAGCGTGACGGTGGAGGCGGCTCCCCAGGCCTTCGTCCGCGTCCTGGTCCATGTGGACGGCGTCGGCGAGGCGTGGGGCGGCACCGCCGAGATGATGATGCCGAAGTGGTTCGACAAACGCCCGGACCGCAGCCCGGACGAGACGGTGGACGGCCTGCGCCGCTCCCTGCGCCTCGCCCGCGACGCCTACGGGACGGATCGCACGGACACCGCCTTCGGCCACCATGCGGCGGCCTACGAGACTCAGCGGGCGGCCTGCCGCGCCGCCGGGTTGCCCGACCTGACGGCCGCCTACGGACCGGCGCTGATCGACAAGGCGGTGCTGGACGGGCTGCTGCGGGTCCTGAACACGGATTTCTTCACCGGCATGCGGGCGAACTGCGCCGGGATCGACGCGCGGCTGACGCCGGACTTGGCGGGATTCGACCTGGACGGTTTTCTCGCCGGGCTGGAGCCGCGGATGTCCGTGGCGCTCCGCCACACGGTCGGGCTGCTCGACGAGCCGGAGGCCCTGCGCGCCCTGCTGGCGCAGGAGCGGCTGGGGCGCTTCAAGATCAAGCTGGGCGGCGATCCGTCCGCCGATCTCGCGCGCTTGGCCGAGATCGCCGGCGTGCTGGACGCGGCGGCGGGCGACTATCGCGCCACGCTGGACGGCAACGAGCAATACGCGGACGCCGCGGCCCTTAACGCCTTCGTGGCGGGGCTGGAGCGCGACCCGGCGCTGGCCGGGTTCCGCGGGCGCCTGCTCTACATCGAGCAACCGGTGGCGCGGGAGCGCGCGCTGGAGGCGCCGCTGGGCGCCGTGGCGGAACGCATCCCCTTCATCATCGACGAGTCCGACGACGGCTACGACGCCTTCCCGCGCGCCCGCGCCGCCGGCTACCGCGGTGTGTCGTCCAAATCCTGCAAGGGTCTCTACAAGGCCGTCCTGAACCGGGCGCGCTGCGAGGCCTGGGGCGCGCCGCACTTCATCGCCGCGGAGGACCTGACCTGTCAGGCCGGGCTGGCGGTGCAGCAGGACACGGCCCTGGTCGCGCTGCTCGGCATCGCCGACGCGGAGCGCAACGGCCACCAGTACGGAAACGGCTTCGACGGAGCGCCGGAAGCCGACGCCTTCCTCGGCGCGCATCCCGGCTTCTATACCCGGCGGGACGGCATCGTCCGCCTCGCCACGGCGGGCGGCAGCCTGCCGACCGAAACCCTGGCCGTCCCCGGCTTCGCCAGCGCGGCGCAGCCCCGGTGGGACCGCCTGTCCCCTCTACAGAACGAATAA